In Entomomonas moraniae, one DNA window encodes the following:
- a CDS encoding ATP-binding cassette domain-containing protein, translating to MIRLENIKLQRGPQILLNDASLTLHPKQKAGFIGANGAGKSSLFALLRGQLNLDGGELYIPKEWRIAHMRQEITDQSRLAIDYVLDGDTRLRSILKQLTEAESKHEGAQLAHLHTELENADGYTAEARARRLLSGLGFSNEEMEKPIKHFSGGWQMRLNLAQALMCPSDLLLLDEPTNHLDLDAIIWLESWLKSYQGTLVLISHDRDFLDSVVDHIIHLEQQKLTLYTGGYSAFERTRAERLAQQQQAYEKQQAQRAHMESFISRFKAKATKARQAQSRIKALERLEELAPAHVDSPFNFSFRESDKISSTLLGLREAVLGYSDKTVLSNVKLHVVPGARIGLLGPNGAGKSTLIKTLAGELLLLSGQLTQGENLAVGYFAQHQLEALDDQASPLLHLQRIAPTEREQTLRNFLGGFDFKGDRCDEVITNFSGGEKARLALALIAWQKPNLLLLDEPTNHLDLEMRHALTMALQEFSGAVLVVSHDRHLLKSTTDEFLLVANGKVDSFEGDLDDYARWLIDYRALQQPLNTKQSTDDKVDKKAQRQQAASLRQQLAPYKKEADKLEKTLETLQNQLVVIEEKLADSNLYEASQKENLRQLLEQQANLKNQQATAEESWLIALEQLESLQQQLSAID from the coding sequence ATGATTAGACTAGAAAATATTAAGCTACAACGTGGTCCTCAAATACTTTTAAATGATGCCAGTCTCACGTTACATCCTAAACAAAAAGCAGGTTTTATTGGTGCTAATGGCGCTGGTAAATCTAGCTTATTTGCCTTGCTACGCGGCCAATTAAATCTTGACGGTGGTGAACTATATATTCCAAAAGAATGGCGTATTGCCCATATGCGCCAAGAAATAACAGATCAGTCTCGTTTAGCCATCGACTATGTACTCGATGGTGATACACGCTTACGCTCAATACTAAAACAACTAACAGAAGCAGAGTCTAAACACGAAGGAGCACAATTAGCACATCTACACACAGAGTTAGAAAATGCTGATGGCTATACGGCCGAAGCGAGGGCTCGTAGATTGTTATCGGGGCTTGGTTTTTCTAATGAAGAAATGGAAAAACCCATCAAACATTTTTCGGGTGGTTGGCAAATGCGCCTTAATCTGGCACAAGCCTTAATGTGTCCATCAGATTTGCTACTCCTTGACGAACCCACAAACCACTTAGATTTAGATGCTATTATTTGGCTAGAAAGTTGGCTTAAAAGCTACCAAGGGACTCTCGTTCTTATTTCTCATGACAGAGACTTCCTTGATAGTGTCGTTGATCATATTATCCATTTAGAACAACAAAAATTAACGCTTTATACAGGTGGCTACTCAGCCTTTGAAAGAACGCGTGCTGAACGCTTAGCCCAACAACAACAAGCTTATGAAAAACAGCAAGCACAACGCGCCCATATGGAAAGCTTTATTTCTCGCTTCAAAGCAAAAGCAACTAAGGCCCGCCAAGCACAAAGCCGTATTAAAGCACTCGAAAGACTTGAGGAACTAGCCCCTGCACATGTAGACTCACCCTTCAACTTTAGCTTTCGGGAATCCGATAAAATTTCTAGCACTCTTTTAGGATTAAGGGAGGCTGTTTTAGGTTATAGTGATAAAACCGTATTATCTAATGTTAAATTGCATGTTGTTCCTGGCGCAAGAATTGGCTTACTAGGGCCTAATGGTGCGGGTAAATCCACCCTCATAAAAACCCTTGCGGGAGAATTGTTGCTATTAAGCGGGCAGCTTACGCAAGGAGAAAATTTAGCCGTTGGCTATTTTGCCCAACACCAACTAGAAGCGCTCGATGATCAAGCAAGCCCCTTACTACATTTACAAAGAATTGCCCCTACTGAAAGAGAGCAAACATTACGTAATTTTTTAGGTGGCTTTGATTTCAAAGGTGACCGTTGTGATGAAGTCATCACAAACTTTTCAGGTGGTGAAAAAGCAAGGCTAGCTTTAGCACTCATAGCATGGCAAAAGCCCAATTTATTATTATTGGATGAGCCAACTAACCACCTGGATTTAGAAATGCGACATGCGCTCACTATGGCACTACAAGAATTCTCTGGGGCTGTTCTCGTTGTATCTCATGACCGCCACCTATTGAAGAGTACCACCGATGAGTTTTTACTCGTCGCTAATGGCAAAGTAGACTCCTTTGAGGGCGATCTTGATGACTACGCTCGATGGCTAATCGATTATAGGGCCTTACAACAGCCCCTAAATACCAAACAATCTACTGATGACAAAGTGGATAAAAAAGCACAACGTCAGCAAGCGGCGAGCCTAAGACAGCAATTAGCACCGTATAAAAAAGAAGCAGATAAACTTGAAAAAACACTTGAGACGTTGCAAAATCAATTAGTAGTCATTGAAGAGAAACTTGCAGATAGCAATCTTTATGAGGCTAGCCAAAAGGAGAACTTACGGCAATTACTTGAACAACAAGCGAATTTAAAGAACCAACAAGCTACTGCCGAAGAAAGCTGGTTAATTGCTTTAGAACAGCTAGAAAGTCTACAACAACAATTAAGTGCCATAGATTAA
- a CDS encoding MFS transporter, with translation MSSVGKSSEQMNPKEVRATVGLSLVFAFRMLGMFMVLPVMAIYGQSLQDATPILIGLAVGAYGYTQAVLQIPLGMLSDRVGRLPIILIGLLLFFIGSVVAAMSGSIWGVLFGRVLQGMGAISAAVMALLSDLTREQNRTKAMASIGMSIGASFAVAIIMGPILANHFGLHGLFWFIAAMAASGFLLMVFVVPKPDQRLIRRDAAIAKADFLPTLKDLDLFRLDFSIAAVHMVMMANFLALPMILLNDVGLPKNQHWWVYLIAFIGSAFGMIPMIIFGEKKRKLKQVLIASVCILLVCSLFFLFDHSSVWALLIGILVFFIAFNTIEAILPSMISKVAKAGAKGTAMGIFSTSQFLGAGIGASASGILIKFGGVSATFIGSIVICVIWLAILLRMKEPPYVTSIRLALSENQLANPQLIASLLEQQGISDAFIAPDEQAIYIKFDKQYIKAEQVEALVLT, from the coding sequence ATGTCATCAGTGGGTAAGTCCTCTGAGCAAATGAATCCAAAGGAAGTGCGCGCAACCGTAGGGCTTTCGTTGGTTTTTGCTTTTCGCATGCTGGGTATGTTCATGGTTTTGCCGGTGATGGCTATTTATGGGCAGTCTCTACAGGATGCAACACCTATTCTTATTGGGTTAGCAGTTGGTGCCTATGGCTATACTCAAGCTGTCCTACAAATTCCATTGGGTATGCTGTCTGATCGTGTTGGGCGACTACCTATCATTTTAATTGGATTATTGCTTTTCTTTATCGGCAGTGTAGTTGCCGCAATGTCTGGTAGTATCTGGGGTGTATTGTTTGGTCGAGTTCTTCAAGGAATGGGGGCTATTTCAGCAGCTGTTATGGCATTACTCTCCGATTTGACTCGAGAGCAAAATCGTACCAAAGCAATGGCATCAATTGGTATGAGCATAGGTGCCTCCTTTGCGGTTGCTATCATTATGGGCCCTATTTTGGCCAATCACTTTGGTTTACATGGTTTGTTTTGGTTTATTGCCGCAATGGCCGCATCAGGTTTTTTATTGATGGTTTTTGTTGTACCAAAACCTGATCAACGTCTTATTCGACGTGATGCGGCAATTGCTAAGGCTGACTTTTTGCCCACCTTAAAAGATCTTGATTTATTTCGCTTAGACTTTTCTATTGCGGCAGTTCATATGGTCATGATGGCCAATTTTTTAGCTTTGCCAATGATTTTATTGAATGACGTTGGATTACCTAAAAATCAACATTGGTGGGTATATCTCATTGCCTTTATTGGTTCTGCCTTTGGTATGATTCCAATGATTATTTTTGGAGAAAAGAAACGAAAACTAAAGCAGGTATTGATCGCAAGTGTTTGTATTTTATTGGTGTGTAGCCTTTTCTTTTTATTCGATCACTCTTCTGTATGGGCATTGCTCATAGGCATCTTAGTATTTTTTATTGCATTTAATACCATCGAAGCTATATTGCCCTCGATGATTAGTAAGGTTGCTAAAGCCGGAGCCAAAGGTACTGCTATGGGCATTTTTTCAACGAGCCAGTTTTTAGGTGCAGGGATCGGTGCTTCTGCCAGTGGTATATTGATAAAGTTTGGGGGAGTGTCCGCAACGTTCATTGGTAGTATTGTTATTTGTGTTATTTGGTTAGCTATTCTTTTAAGAATGAAAGAACCACCATATGTCACGAGTATTAGATTAGCTTTGTCTGAGAATCAATTGGCTAATCCACAACTTATTGCCTCTTTATTAGAACAACAAGGCATATCAGATGCTTTTATTGCACCTGATGAGCAGGCTATTTACATCAAATTTGATAAACAATATATAAAAGCTGAACAAGTAGAAGCATTAGTTTTAACATAA
- the ribB gene encoding 3,4-dihydroxy-2-butanone-4-phosphate synthase: MFCSNDFSRVNAAIKAYQQGLPVLLSDDNDRENEADIVAAAENITLETMALMIREGSGIVCLCLTEEKAQELSLEPMVKNNESRYQTAFTVSIEAKDGVTTGVSAADRITTIQAALSSNKQHKKIVSPGHVFPLRAKPQGVLERRGHTEGSIEIAKLAGLKHAAVLCELTNPDGSMAKGAQVEYFAKQHNIPMLTIKELVDYAITKSEQMLKSPVTDYQVANA; the protein is encoded by the coding sequence ATGTTTTGTTCAAATGATTTTTCAAGAGTTAATGCAGCTATTAAAGCGTATCAACAAGGCTTACCTGTTTTATTATCTGATGATAATGATCGGGAAAATGAAGCGGATATTGTTGCAGCAGCAGAAAATATTACCCTTGAAACAATGGCCTTAATGATTAGAGAAGGCAGTGGTATTGTTTGTTTGTGTTTAACCGAAGAAAAAGCACAAGAGTTATCATTAGAACCGATGGTAAAAAATAATGAGTCGCGTTATCAGACGGCCTTTACTGTTTCCATTGAGGCTAAAGATGGGGTGACGACAGGGGTGTCGGCTGCCGATAGAATAACAACGATACAAGCCGCATTATCTTCAAATAAGCAGCATAAAAAAATTGTGAGTCCAGGTCACGTATTTCCGCTTAGGGCAAAGCCACAAGGTGTTCTTGAGCGCAGAGGGCACACAGAAGGTTCCATTGAAATAGCAAAGTTAGCAGGTTTAAAGCATGCGGCCGTACTATGTGAGTTAACTAATCCTGATGGCTCAATGGCAAAAGGGGCACAGGTGGAGTATTTTGCTAAGCAGCATAATATCCCCATGTTGACTATTAAAGAGCTTGTAGACTATGCTATAACAAAGAGTGAGCAAATGCTAAAATCACCTGTCACTGATTACCAAGTGGCTAATGCTTAA
- the cyoE gene encoding heme o synthase: MLKKYWLVTKPGIIFGNLIAVVGGFFLASSNHFDFVKLVAVMLGTSLVVASGCVFNNYVDRDIDSVMERTKNRAMVRGLISPTVVLIYATALGIAGALILYFFTNILALGFAIMGFIVYVVLYTLYFKRNSEYGTIIGSLSGAAPPVIGYCAARGHFDLGAAILLLIFCLWQMPHSYAIAIFRFNDYKAADIPVLPVKRGISIAKRHIVGYIVAFTAAAISLYVCDYAGIGFVIATSLICFYWLFVAIKDYSKVNEVQWAKRLFIISIFAITLLSVMMSFEVNWVQ, from the coding sequence ATGCTAAAGAAGTATTGGCTTGTTACTAAGCCTGGAATTATCTTCGGTAATTTAATTGCTGTTGTGGGTGGATTCTTCTTAGCCTCAAGTAACCATTTTGATTTTGTTAAATTGGTTGCTGTGATGTTGGGGACTTCTTTAGTAGTTGCATCGGGTTGTGTCTTTAATAACTATGTTGATAGAGATATAGACTCGGTGATGGAGCGTACTAAAAATCGAGCCATGGTGCGGGGATTAATATCCCCCACTGTGGTATTAATTTATGCAACTGCATTAGGGATTGCGGGCGCGCTTATCCTTTATTTTTTTACAAATATCTTGGCATTAGGCTTTGCCATCATGGGCTTTATTGTCTATGTGGTGTTGTATACGTTATATTTTAAGAGAAATTCTGAGTACGGTACGATTATTGGTAGCCTCTCTGGAGCGGCGCCTCCAGTGATCGGTTACTGTGCAGCAAGAGGCCATTTTGATTTAGGTGCTGCCATTTTATTATTAATATTTTGTTTATGGCAAATGCCTCATTCTTATGCTATTGCCATCTTCCGTTTTAATGATTATAAAGCCGCAGATATTCCTGTTTTGCCCGTTAAGCGCGGCATTAGTATCGCTAAAAGACATATTGTGGGTTATATTGTTGCTTTTACAGCAGCCGCTATTTCTCTCTATGTTTGTGATTACGCTGGAATAGGTTTTGTAATTGCTACGAGTTTAATTTGTTTCTATTGGCTATTTGTAGCGATTAAAGACTATAGTAAAGTTAATGAAGTACAATGGGCTAAGCGCCTTTTTATTATTTCAATTTTTGCGATCACGCTTTTAAGTGTCATGATGTCTTTTGAGGTTAATTGGGTACAATAA
- the cyoD gene encoding cytochrome o ubiquinol oxidase subunit IV, with amino-acid sequence MTDHKSSGHGTVSTYIVGFVLAVILTVIPFWMAMTGTPNFAILVVFAVVQIIVHVVCFLHINSSPAQRWNLMTFVFAVITILIIVIGSVWVMENSMQNMMSDKQYNNMHNMHNMHQDMK; translated from the coding sequence ATGACTGATCATAAATCATCAGGACATGGCACTGTATCAACTTATATTGTAGGCTTTGTGCTGGCTGTTATTTTAACAGTCATTCCATTTTGGATGGCGATGACTGGCACACCTAATTTTGCGATATTAGTGGTATTTGCTGTTGTACAAATTATTGTGCATGTTGTGTGTTTCTTACATATCAACTCGTCACCAGCACAGCGTTGGAATTTAATGACCTTTGTTTTTGCTGTAATAACAATTTTAATTATTGTTATCGGTTCAGTATGGGTTATGGAAAATTCAATGCAGAACATGATGAGCGACAAGCAATATAATAACATGCATAACATGCATAATATGCATCAAGATATGAAGTAG
- the cyoC gene encoding cytochrome o ubiquinol oxidase subunit III, whose product MTADTMKTVHGAEHDHHDHDSSSITIFGFWIYILTDLMIFGCLFAVYATLDPSYGVAMYFPTMLDANGQVVAFSAKELFELPFVLVETFVLLFSSITYGFAMIAAHNSKKSQVLLWLLVTFILGATFIGMEIYEFYHLVHMGNGPTSSATMSAFFTLVGTHGLHVTAGLLWMLVMIAQVAGKGLTNKVNTRLSCLSLFWHFLDIVWICVFTFVYLKAYTVGVM is encoded by the coding sequence ATGACAGCTGATACTATGAAAACTGTACATGGAGCGGAGCATGATCATCACGATCATGACTCTAGTTCTATAACAATTTTCGGTTTTTGGATATATATCCTTACCGATTTAATGATCTTTGGTTGTTTATTCGCAGTTTATGCAACTCTTGATCCATCTTATGGCGTAGCAATGTATTTCCCAACAATGCTAGATGCCAATGGCCAAGTAGTTGCATTTTCTGCAAAGGAATTATTTGAGCTTCCTTTTGTGCTAGTTGAAACCTTTGTATTACTTTTCAGTAGTATTACTTACGGTTTTGCAATGATTGCTGCACACAATAGTAAGAAGAGCCAAGTATTATTATGGTTGTTAGTTACTTTTATCCTAGGGGCAACCTTCATTGGGATGGAAATCTATGAGTTCTATCACCTTGTCCATATGGGTAATGGTCCTACCTCTAGTGCAACTATGTCAGCGTTTTTCACTTTAGTGGGAACACATGGTCTACACGTTACAGCAGGTTTATTGTGGATGCTTGTAATGATTGCACAAGTAGCAGGCAAAGGTTTAACTAATAAAGTTAATACACGTTTATCATGCTTGAGCTTATTCTGGCATTTCCTAGATATCGTTTGGATCTGTGTATTCACTTTCGTTTATTTGAAAGCATATACTGTGGGAGTGATGTAA
- the cyoB gene encoding cytochrome o ubiquinol oxidase subunit I — protein MSGFTSGNLDSYNNLTGYLSWKAVPTDEPIVMWTVGVVLVLGVLVLGLITFMGWWKPLWKDWITSVDHKKIGIMYIVVAILMLVRGFADALLMRTHLALASAEGYTAGHPSGYLPPDHYNQIFTAHGVIMIFFMATPLLFGLMNILLPQQIGARDVAFPFLNNFGFWLTVAGVIVCNISLGVGDFATGGWLAYAPETGIEMSPTVGMNYYLWSLQLSGIATTIGAVNFIVTILKMRAPGMTLMHMPIFTWTCLCTNILAACVFPILTVAYALLTLDRYFDFNFFTNHMGGNAKMYINLVWAWGHPEVYFLVLPAFGIYSEIVPVFSGKPLFGYKTMVYATVSIVVLSLLVWGHHFFTMGAGGNVNAFFGIMTMIIAIPTGVKVFNWIFTMYEGRVRFTAPMYWVIGALVTFTIGGMTGVMLAVPPIDFVVHNSLFLVAHFHNTIIGGVVYGYLAGLVFWFPKMFGFKMHEGTGKASFWCWLVGFYLSFMPLYALGFMGLTRRMSQFQSTEYAPYFFVAMIGTFFILFGVIFLVLSLLIGILQRNQTRDLTGDAWGDGRSLEWSLASPPAPYNFAVIPKIYGKDAFFMLKEKGEAYKRPEKYEAIHMPKNTGAGFVIGMLCAVWAFALVWHIWWLAIVGFGLSVITYIVHAFDDDRDYYISAEEVERIENERFENLAKAGIKS, from the coding sequence ATGTCAGGTTTTACTAGTGGAAACTTAGACAGTTACAATAACCTAACTGGGTATTTATCTTGGAAGGCTGTTCCAACTGATGAACCCATCGTCATGTGGACAGTGGGTGTTGTTCTTGTCTTAGGTGTACTTGTTCTGGGTTTAATTACCTTCATGGGTTGGTGGAAACCCCTCTGGAAAGATTGGATTACAAGCGTTGACCATAAAAAAATAGGCATCATGTATATTGTGGTGGCCATTCTTATGTTGGTGCGTGGATTTGCTGACGCATTACTAATGCGTACCCATTTGGCGCTTGCGTCTGCTGAAGGGTATACCGCAGGACATCCATCAGGGTATTTACCACCCGATCATTATAACCAAATCTTTACGGCACACGGTGTGATCATGATTTTCTTCATGGCGACTCCATTGCTATTTGGTTTAATGAATATCCTTTTACCACAACAAATTGGTGCACGTGATGTTGCGTTCCCATTTTTAAATAACTTTGGTTTCTGGTTAACAGTTGCCGGCGTTATTGTGTGTAATATCTCATTGGGTGTTGGTGACTTCGCAACAGGTGGGTGGTTAGCCTATGCTCCTGAGACAGGAATAGAAATGAGCCCCACCGTCGGGATGAACTATTATCTGTGGAGTTTACAGCTGTCGGGTATAGCAACCACAATCGGTGCAGTTAACTTTATTGTGACAATTTTAAAAATGCGTGCTCCAGGCATGACATTGATGCACATGCCTATTTTTACATGGACATGTCTATGTACTAATATTTTGGCTGCTTGTGTATTCCCAATTTTAACCGTAGCTTATGCTTTATTAACCTTAGACCGTTATTTTGATTTCAACTTCTTCACCAATCATATGGGTGGGAATGCGAAAATGTACATTAACTTGGTTTGGGCATGGGGACATCCAGAAGTATACTTCTTAGTATTACCTGCATTTGGTATCTACTCAGAAATCGTACCTGTTTTCTCAGGTAAACCATTGTTTGGTTATAAAACCATGGTTTATGCAACCGTTTCTATTGTTGTACTAAGTTTACTTGTATGGGGTCACCACTTCTTTACCATGGGGGCAGGTGGTAATGTCAATGCCTTCTTCGGTATTATGACAATGATCATCGCTATTCCTACAGGGGTGAAAGTGTTTAACTGGATCTTTACAATGTATGAAGGTCGAGTTAGATTTACTGCGCCTATGTATTGGGTGATTGGTGCATTAGTGACTTTCACTATTGGTGGTATGACAGGTGTTATGTTAGCTGTTCCACCGATTGACTTTGTTGTTCATAACAGTTTGTTCTTAGTAGCACATTTCCATAACACTATTATTGGTGGTGTTGTTTATGGCTATTTAGCAGGTCTTGTATTCTGGTTCCCTAAAATGTTTGGTTTCAAAATGCATGAAGGAACTGGTAAAGCATCATTCTGGTGTTGGTTGGTTGGTTTCTACTTATCATTCATGCCATTGTATGCGTTAGGATTCATGGGGTTAACTCGTCGTATGAGTCAGTTCCAGTCAACTGAATATGCTCCTTACTTCTTTGTGGCAATGATTGGTACGTTCTTTATCTTATTTGGTGTGATTTTCTTAGTATTATCATTATTAATTGGTATTTTACAACGTAACCAAACACGTGACTTAACCGGTGATGCTTGGGGTGATGGTCGTTCTTTAGAGTGGTCATTAGCTTCTCCTCCTGCACCTTATAACTTTGCTGTTATTCCAAAGATTTATGGCAAAGATGCTTTCTTTATGCTTAAAGAGAAAGGTGAGGCTTATAAGCGTCCAGAAAAATATGAAGCAATTCATATGCCTAAAAATACAGGTGCTGGCTTTGTTATCGGTATGCTTTGTGCTGTATGGGCATTTGCACTTGTTTGGCACATCTGGTGGTTGGCTATTGTTGGATTCGGTCTCTCTGTAATTACTTATATTGTGCATGCATTTGATGATGACAGAGATTACTATATTTCAGCAGAGGAAGTGGAACGTATCGAGAACGAACGTTTTGAAAATCTAGCAAAGGCAGGTATTAAGTCATGA
- the cyoA gene encoding ubiquinol oxidase subunit II, whose protein sequence is MRNLKYPRLFTIPLLFAALLLSGCDVALLNPKGYIGHEIKALIITAVCLMLIVVVPAIFMSLYFPFKYREGNNAKYSPKWEFSAKIETLVWGVPIIIIIILGIVTYHYTHKIDPTKPIPAEVSSAKQMDIQVVALRWKWLFIYPEQGIATVNQVVFPENTPIKFEITSDTAITSFLIPELGSQIYAMAGMETKLHLIADKPGVFQGTAANFIGYGYSYMLFKAVSVTNSDFEKWVADVKAGTAKDQVDGNEIVAMDLTPEVYKALKDKRNENFFEPVALYKLTPSLYGKDGLFEDILESYIPVNGPKGIPVKDELVQAESHNAISGGH, encoded by the coding sequence ATGAGAAATCTAAAATATCCACGTTTGTTTACCATACCACTCTTATTCGCTGCATTATTGTTGAGCGGATGTGATGTGGCTTTGTTAAACCCCAAAGGATATATAGGTCATGAAATTAAGGCGTTAATTATTACAGCAGTATGCTTAATGCTGATTGTAGTGGTTCCTGCTATTTTTATGTCACTGTATTTTCCTTTTAAATACCGTGAAGGTAATAATGCTAAATATTCTCCTAAGTGGGAATTTTCGGCGAAAATTGAAACATTAGTGTGGGGTGTACCTATCATTATAATAATAATATTAGGTATTGTTACTTATCACTATACGCACAAAATTGATCCTACTAAACCTATTCCTGCAGAAGTATCTTCAGCCAAACAAATGGATATTCAGGTTGTCGCATTAAGATGGAAATGGTTATTTATTTACCCTGAGCAAGGTATTGCAACGGTAAACCAAGTGGTTTTCCCTGAAAACACTCCCATCAAATTTGAAATTACTTCAGATACCGCTATTACTTCTTTCCTTATTCCTGAGCTTGGTAGCCAAATTTATGCCATGGCAGGAATGGAAACAAAACTACACTTGATTGCTGATAAACCAGGTGTATTCCAAGGTACAGCAGCTAACTTTATTGGCTATGGTTACTCATACATGTTATTTAAAGCAGTGTCTGTAACTAACTCTGACTTCGAAAAATGGGTTGCTGACGTAAAAGCCGGTACAGCAAAAGATCAAGTAGATGGCAATGAAATCGTTGCTATGGATTTAACGCCCGAAGTGTATAAGGCATTAAAAGATAAAAGAAATGAAAATTTCTTTGAGCCTGTTGCTTTGTATAAGTTAACACCAAGCTTGTATGGAAAAGATGGTTTGTTTGAGGATATTTTAGAGTCATATATCCCAGTAAATGGACCAAAAGGGATTCCTGTAAAAGATGAATTAGTGCAGGCGGAATCTCATAATGCAATATCTGGAGGCCATTAA
- the yihA gene encoding ribosome biogenesis GTP-binding protein YihA/YsxC, translated as MSGSKFLGLCQKATFLISAAKVEQCPDDIGYEVAFAGRSNAGKSSAINVLTRANLARTSKTPGRTQLINFFALDNERRFVDLPGYGYAKVPLPLKEHWKKHLDAYLSTRKSLVGIFLMMDIRHPLTDFDKVLLEWADTSNLPVHILLTKADKLTFGVAKNTLLKVQQQLNSYHNTTISVQLFSAVKRDGLTDAYSILRQWLHFEG; from the coding sequence ATGTCGGGCAGTAAATTTTTAGGGCTATGCCAAAAAGCAACTTTTTTAATAAGTGCAGCTAAGGTCGAGCAATGCCCAGACGATATTGGTTATGAGGTTGCATTTGCGGGGCGGTCAAATGCTGGTAAGTCAAGTGCCATTAATGTACTGACACGTGCTAATTTGGCAAGAACTTCTAAAACACCAGGTCGAACACAACTAATAAATTTTTTTGCGCTTGATAATGAGCGCCGTTTTGTGGATTTGCCTGGTTATGGTTATGCGAAAGTTCCTCTTCCTTTAAAAGAGCATTGGAAGAAGCATTTGGATGCTTATCTGTCTACTCGAAAATCTTTGGTGGGGATTTTTCTTATGATGGATATACGTCACCCATTAACTGATTTTGATAAAGTACTGCTAGAGTGGGCAGATACGTCTAATTTGCCTGTCCACATATTACTGACTAAGGCTGATAAGTTAACCTTTGGTGTTGCTAAAAATACACTACTAAAAGTACAACAGCAACTAAACTCTTATCATAATACAACAATCTCTGTTCAACTTTTCTCAGCGGTAAAGCGAGATGGATTGACTGATGCCTATTCTATACTGCGACAATGGCTACATTTTGAAGGCTGA
- a CDS encoding thiol:disulfide interchange protein DsbA/DsbL, with translation MRRFFIAGIVVLSAIFFNIAHAQVGVLAIPDPQPGKEYTVLPNPIPTSDPSKIEVTEVFWYGCPHCYHLEPIINKWAKDLPEDVNFVRMPALFGKLWTIHGQLFITLNTLGAEEKLHSAVFESIQQRKNLLLTPEDMAEFVSQHGVDKQKFLDTYNSFGVQSQLEKDKKTLAKYGISGVPAIIVNGKYRVDLNDNVPDPTELMNITNYLIKKERDALKQTAETATK, from the coding sequence ATGCGTCGTTTTTTTATAGCAGGGATTGTTGTCCTTTCAGCTATTTTTTTTAATATTGCCCATGCGCAAGTAGGAGTTTTAGCAATTCCAGATCCACAACCAGGTAAAGAATATACCGTTTTACCAAATCCTATTCCTACATCAGACCCTAGCAAAATCGAAGTAACAGAAGTTTTCTGGTATGGCTGCCCTCACTGCTATCACTTAGAACCTATTATTAATAAATGGGCTAAAGACTTACCAGAGGATGTCAATTTTGTTCGTATGCCTGCATTATTCGGTAAACTATGGACTATCCATGGCCAACTTTTCATTACACTTAACACACTAGGTGCAGAAGAGAAGTTACATTCTGCCGTATTTGAATCTATTCAACAACGTAAAAACCTTCTTCTTACACCAGAAGACATGGCTGAATTCGTTTCACAACATGGCGTAGACAAACAAAAATTCTTAGATACTTATAATTCTTTTGGTGTTCAATCACAATTAGAAAAAGATAAAAAGACATTAGCAAAATATGGTATTTCAGGTGTTCCTGCAATTATTGTTAATGGCAAATATCGTGTTGATTTAAATGATAATGTTCCAGATCCTACAGAACTAATGAACATAACCAACTATTTAATCAAAAAAGAACGTGATGCATTAAAACAAACTGCTGAAACAGCAACGAAATAA